A DNA window from Brachionichthys hirsutus isolate HB-005 chromosome 10, CSIRO-AGI_Bhir_v1, whole genome shotgun sequence contains the following coding sequences:
- the radx gene encoding LOW QUALITY PROTEIN: RPA-related protein RADX (The sequence of the model RefSeq protein was modified relative to this genomic sequence to represent the inferred CDS: substituted 1 base at 1 genomic stop codon), translating to MEDPSSSSSASSSVVTALPRVSFLKKTLERLASTRCLTLGAEEAAPVAVVALRRYLSEQAEGQPPSTYSYDVTVTDGVWRAKCLVHASLNHLVHTNVLRTGIDIGITQCSFVYNERKLGHGYIRIENLRPGAERSAILPGIRDVGSLAVLLERGTERSVALQRDVPLQTSRKHYLPLWNDDDPEGDAWTSRCPSSDTVLDVSKIALLESLESAFRSLRKPLPLLVKIIQKSRLRYYGKFGLKIDHPYQAYFEVADQSGTMSLVLWNELCPEFYQRLNVGTVLYLQHYTLKQYYSNRSHPQMDHHRLKNFNSVEICLNPRNPTSVITVVAPNRVLPAWRLPEVSYHFITRSELETLPLGSACDVIGLVTFVGRVERVKSKVNKVPEKYWTYRWIHAVDGTSDQPFILEVFSSSQPEIFSGICPMTYLVCTQMRVCHVDGALPYLTSSCETETFVTGYHKGRPYVTDHKVRSFIQWSKTLKDSVVLQKTAVNGYYCYPHPPQRCPHATAGASDQTGLVAAADLKRELETLQYRERKRLAIQGQITAVRYTKTFRITRSQETEGNEGPGVSTDEQAERETERHPSTAKRPSESGSASPSAENISSSTRKRKPQSRGIAPSSLDHSNVPAKRAGPKTTEAQEQEEELSDSDYEEALDVEFHPRVQNQDSDVLSWESSSWAKWRQELSEHLRHGGLYEDSVIQRYSLDKKDVLALQSNLQPTRWTPEHSADAVPAAVCPGCYQVTILGINKKIAIDAAYFPVMSSDDPRAVGLPQDPHGNTMLSCLSSGFLCPLTDTANHSEGTLPEPGEVLATASELEDTHVVCILELCHLGGDKVEVLVSKVYRVTEIDLDEEVXKDECPSESIKQRERSTVGLTFTHSHSSRRLLPCKVLPEGEQFGVQCLGHFDIPIVGAGIRLSDYWTTNSTN from the exons ATGGAGGATCCCtcgtcctcttcttctgcttcttcttcggtCGTAACTGCTCTTCCTCGGGTGTCTTTCCTCAAGAAGACGCTGGAGCGGCTAGCCTCAACGCGGTGTCTGACATTAGGAGCCGAGGAGGCGGCTCCGGTCGCCGTCGTCGCGCTCCGGAGGTACTTATCCGAGCAGGCCGAGGGGCAGCCGCCGAGCACCTACAGCTACGACGTGACGGTCACTGACGGAGTCTGGCGAGCCAAGTGTTTAGTCCACGCCAGCCTGAACCACTTGGTGCACACTAATGTCCTGAGGACCGGGATCGACATCGGAATCACGCAGTGCTCTTTCGTTTACAACGAGAGGAAACTGGGACACGGTTACATCCGCATCGAGAATCTCCGACCCGGTGCGGAGAGGTCTGCGATCCTGCCCGGGATACGCGACGTCGGTTCCCTGGCTGTGCTGCTCGAGCGAGGCACGGAGAGAAGCGTTGCCCTCCAAAGGGACGTTCCTCTCCAGACCAGCCGGAAGCATTATCTGCCTCTGTGGAACGACGACGACCCGGAGGGGGACGCGTGGACCTCCCGGTGTCCCTCATCGGACACCGTGCTGGACG TGTCCAAAATTGCTCTTCTTGAAAGTCTGGAGTCGGCCTTCAGAAGTTTACGGAAACCGCTGCCTCTCCTCGTGAAGATAATCCAGAAATCCAGATTACGGTATTATGGAAAGTTTGGTCTCAAGATTGATCACCCCTACCAG GCATATTTTGAAGTGGCTGACCAGAGTGGGACAATGTCCCTGGTGCTCTGGAACGAACTTTGTCCAGAATTCTACCAGAGATTGAACGTGGGCACGGTGTTGTACCTCCAGCATTACACCTTGAAGCAGTACTATTCAAACCGGTCACACCCGCAAATGGACCATCACAGACTGAAGAACTTCAATTCTGTTG AAATCTGCCTCAATCCACGCAACCCAACTTCAGTCATCACTGTAGTCGCCCCAAACCGTGTCCTGCCTGCGTGGAGATTGCCTGAGGTTTCCTACCACTTCATCACCCG GTCAGAGTTGGAAACATTACCACTCGGTTCTGCATGCGATGTCATTGGTTTGGTGACATTTGTTGGTCGTGTTGAAAGAGTCAAGAGTAAAGTAAACAAGG TTCCAGAAAAATACTGGACATATCGCTGGATCCACGCAGTTGATGGAACGTCTGATCAGCCGTTTATCCTGGAggttttctcctcttctcagCCGGAAATCTTCAGTGGAATATGCCCGA TGACCTACCTGGTGTGCACTCAGATGCGGGTTTGCCATGTGGACGGCGCATTGCCCTACCTCACAAGCAGCTGCGAGACGGAGACATTCGTCACGG GCTACCACAAAGGTCGACCATATGTGACGGACCACAAAGTGAGGAGCTTCATCCAGTGGAGCAAAACTCTAAAGGATAGCGTCGTCCTTCAGAAGACTGCTGTCAACGGTTATTACTGCTACCCTCATCCTCCGCAGAGATGTCCTCACGCAACGGCAGGCGCCTCAG ATCAAACTGGTCTGGTAGCTGCAGCTGATTTAAAGAGGGAGTTGGAGACCTTGCAGTACAGGGAACGTAAAAGACTGGCCATCCAAGGACAGATCACGGCAGTCCGCTACACAAAGACCTTTAGGATTACACGGTCTCAAGAAACCGAAGGGAATGAG GGTCCAGGCGTCTCCACTGATGAGCAGGCTGAACGAGAAACGGAACGCCATCCCTCCACAGCTAAACGGCCATCAGAGAGCGGCTCAGCATCTCCCTCTGCTGAGAACATCTCGTCCAGCACACGCAAAAGGAAACCGCAATCTAG AGGAATCGCGCCGAGCTCCTTGGATCACAGTAACGTGCCAGCAAAACG GGCCGGACCTAAAACTACAGAAGCacaagagcaggaagaggaactgTCTGACTCTGACTATGAAGAAGCCCTTGATGTGGAATTTCATCCACGAGTCCAAAATCAAG ACTCTGATGTTTTATCTTGGGAAAGCAGCAGTTGGGCCAAATGGCGGCAAGAACTGTCTGAACATCTGCGCCACGGTGGATTGTACGAGGACAGCGTCATTCAGAGATACTCGCTTGACAAAAAGGACGTCCTGGCACTGCAGAGTAACCTTCAGCCAACACGGTGGACACCAGAACATTCTGCTGACGCCGTCCCGGCTGCGGTTTGCCCAGGATGCTACCAAGTGACCATCTTAG GTATAAACAAGAAGATAGCGATCGATGCTGCGTATTTTCCTGTCATGAGCTCAGATGACCCCAGGGCTGTGGGGCTTCCACAGGATCCCCATGGCAACACGATGCTGTCCTGCCTCTCATCAGGCTTCCTCTGCCccctcacagatacagccaaccACAGTGAAGGGACACTTCCTGAGCCAG GTGAGGTCTTGGCGACTGCCAGCGAGCTGGAGGACACTCATGTCGTGTGCATCTTGGAGCTTTGTCATCTGGGTGGAGATAAGGTGGAGGTCCTGGTCAGCAAAGTGTACAGAGTGACAGAAATCGATCTGGACGAAGAGGTTT
- the tbc1d8b gene encoding TBC1 domain family member 8B, producing the protein MWLKPEEILLKNAFKLWLTEKDDQYFILQRRRGYGEGGGGLTGLLVGTLDTVLDSTSKVAPYRILHHTQDSQVYWSIACGVTKEEIVQHWDWLQQNIMRTLSVFDSSEDITSFVQGKIRGLIAEEGKMSLVLEDDPEKFREALLRFEKWFGLPPEEKLVTYYSCSYWRGKVPCQGWLYLSTNFLCFYSYLLGSEVKLVISWDEIWRLEKTSTVLLTESIHVLAHGDEHYFSMLLHLNETFVIMEQLADYSIKRLFDKEAFQKEPALSDPMQITKRGLEAHAKSEQFRTFFRLSKEENLLEVHESFLWVPVSHFNTLGKICLSENYLCFASQDGSQCHIIVPMREVVNVEKPDSSSRAVTVYIRGKRALRFSEVRGYQRLANTIRSRCGISASPQHSASSETIRGDCQSLIDHFEDNPEDVTPMAGQKDGSRAVSTEALMTVFHPQDVENLDPKMLKEKMKEQSWNIHFSEYGRGSSMFLTRKTRDLIVRGVPEALRGELWMQFSGAVNDMATHPGYYTGLVEQSLGTSTLATDEIERDLHRSLPDHPAFQSDTGISALRRVLTAYAYRNPKIGYCQAMNILTSVLLLYAKEEEAFWLLVAVCERMLPDYFNRRIIGALVDQAVFEDLIRENLPQLVENMTDLTFFSSVSLSWFLTLFISVLPIESAVNVVDCFFYDGIKAILQLGLAVLDYNMEALIRCHDDAEAVTILSKFFDSVTNKDSPLPPTVQQAPVGNHDKASHIKVEIGELIRDSYEKYGSIRSEEVESSRKRNKLHVIQTLEDTTKQNVIRVVSQDVTFGASELDELYNVFKRQHFIYCYWTITSPALLHHDPSLAYLEQYQLGFQQFSVLFSLLEPWAFCTAKSALSLWIFRLIDENKDGLVNFKEFCCTLDILYSGSFTNRMKFLFKLHLPPAFTGSPSCLKEQRIFIPMTEDPSHLRRLTALDFPEDGVIRKSPERARGKVDLQAYLKQWQNEILKKEETIKDLPRINQTQFIQFSKTLYDIFHGDSEEESLYRAVAHVTSLLLRMEEVGRRLQEPREESTQPAGSASASEEEFPTKEVSVTPESSSTSSFSSSQDAGADLSETEWSFSFEQVLASLLNEPSIVGFFERPVNIQTKLEQAKFAQLKLNRNE; encoded by the exons ATGTGGCTCAAACCCGAAGAGATTCTGCTGAAAAACGCTTTTAAATTGTGGCTCACCGAGAAGGACGATCAATATTTCATACTGCAAAGGAGACGAGGCTACGGGGAAGGTGGAGGCGGTCTGACAG GCCTCCTTGTGGGGACTTTGGATACTGTGCTGGACTCCACGTCTAAAGTTGCTCCCTACCGCATCCTCCACCACACGCAGGACTCGCAGGTTTATTGGTCAATAGCATGCG GCGTCACCAAAGAGGAGATTGTTCAACACTGGGACTGGTTGCAGCAGAACATCATGAGGACGCTCTCTGTTTTCGACTCCAGCGAAGACATCACCAGCTTTGTGCAGGGCAAGATTAGA GGTCTCATCGCCGAGGAAGGGAAGATGTCCCTGGTGCTGGAGGACGATCCCGAGAAGTTTCGTGAAGCGCTGTTGAGGTTTGAGAAGTGGTTTGGGCTGCCACCAGAGGAAAAGCTGGTCACCTATTACTCGTGCAGCTACTGGAGAGGGAAAGTACCGTGTCAGGGCTGGCTCTACCTCAGCACTAACTTCTTGTGCTTCTATTCGTACTTGCTGGGATCTGAGG TGAAGCTGGTCATCTCCTGGGATGAGATCTGGAGACTGGAGAAAACTTCTACCGTTCTGCTGACCGAGAGCATTCATGTCTTGGCACACGGAGATGAACACTACTTCTCCATGCTCCTGCATCTCAATGAAACCTTCGTTATCATGGAGCAGTTGGCAGACTACTCCATCAAGCGCCTTTTCGATAAAGAAGCCTTCCAGAAGGAGCCGGCGCTCTCCGACCCCATGCAGATCACCAAGAG AGGCTTAGAGGCCCATGCAAAGAGCGAGCAGTTCCGGACTTTCTTCAGGCTTTCCAAAGAGGAAAACCTGCTGGAGGTGCACGAGAGTTTCCTCTGGGTGCCCGTCAGCCACTTCAATACTCTCGGCAAGATCTGCCTTTCTGAGAACTACCTGTGTTTCGCCAGCCAGGACGGAAGCCAGTGTCATATCATCGTTCCAATGCGGGAG GTTGTTAATGTCGAGAAgccagactccagcagcagggcCGTAACGGTTTACATCCGTGGCAAGCGGGCGCTGCGTTTCTCCGAGGTGCGGGGTTACCAGCGGCTCGCCAACACCATCCGTAGCAGATGTGGGATTAGCGCCAGCCCCCAGCACTCCGCTTCATCAGAG ACCATACGAGGTGACTGCCAGTCCCTCATCGACCACTTTGAGGACAACCCAGAGGACGTGACGCCGATGGCGGGACAGAAAGACGGCAGCAGGGCTGTGAGCACTGAGGCGCTCATGACTGTTTTCCACCCTCAGGATGTTGAAAACCTCGACCCCAAAATG CTTAAAGAAAAGATGAAGGAGCAGTCTTGGAACATCCATTTCTCTGAATACGGCCGTGGCTCGAGTATGTTCCTCACCAGGAAGACAAGGGACCTGATTGTTCGTGGCGTTCCCGAGGCCTTGAGAGGAGAGCTGTGGATGCAGTTCTCAG GAGCAGTGAACGACATGGCCACTCACCCCGGCTATTACACCGGGCTGGTGGAACAGTCCCTGGGCAcgagcactttggcgacggatgAAATTGAGCGAGATTTGCACCGCTCTCTGCCAGACCACCCTGCCTTTCAGAGTGACACAGGAATCTCAGCTCTACGCAGAGTCCTTACTGCCTATGCGTACAGGAATCCTAAAATTGGCTACTGCCAG GCCATGAACATCCTCACCTCAGTTCTCCTGCTCTACGCTAAAGAAGAGGAGGCTTTCTGGCTGCTGGTGGCCGTCTGTGAGAGGATGTTACCCGATTACTTCAACCGTCGGATTATTG GCGCTTTGGTCGACCAGGCTGTGTTCGAGGATCTGATTCGAGAAAACCTCCCCCAGCTGGTGGAGAACATGACAGACCTGACTTTCTTCTCGTCTGTGTCCTTGTCTTGGTTTCTCACACTCTTCATCAGCGTCCTGCCCATAGAGAGCGCCGTGAACGTGGTGGACTGTTTCTTTTACGACGGCATCAAGGCCATTCTGCAGCTTGGCCTGGCGGTGCTGGACTACAACATGGAGGCTCTGATCAGATGCCACGACGACGCCGAGGCAGTCACCATCCTCAGCAA attCTTTGACAGCGTGACAAACAAAGACAGCCCGTTACCGCCGACAGTGCAGCAGGCTCCAGTGGGGAATCATGATAAAGCCTCCCACATCAAAGTGGAAATTGGTGAACTGATCCGAGACTCCTATGAG AAATATGGAAGCATCCGTTCAGAGGAAGTGGAAAGCTCACGGAAAAGAAACAAACTGCATGTGATCCAGACGCTGGAAGACACAACCAAACAGAATGTG ATTCGGGTGGTTTCCCAAGACGTTACATTCGGTGCCTCAGAGCTTGACGAGCTTTATAACGTGTTCAAA aggCAGCATTTCATCTACTGCTACTGGACGATTACGAGTCCTGCTCTGCTCCATCATGATCCCAGTCTGGCCTATTTGGAGCAGTACCAGTTGGGTTTCcagcagttcagtgttctcttCTCTCTGCTGGAGCCTTGGGCTTTCTGCACCGCCAAGAGCGCGCTGTCTCTCTGGATATTCCGTCTGATAGATGAGAACAAGGACGGCCTTGTCAACTTCAAAGAGTTCTGCTGTACCCTCG ATATTTTGTACAGTGGATCGTTCACAAATAGGATGAAATTCCTCTTCAAGCTGCACCTGCCGCCGG CTTTCACAGGTAGTCCTTCGTGCTTAAAAGAACAGCGAATCTTTATTCCAATGACCGAAGACCCTTCTCACTTGCGTAGACTCACTG CGTTGGATTTTCCTGAAGATGGTGTGATAAGGAAAAGCCCTGAAAGAG CTAGAGGGAAAGTGGACCTGCAGGCGTACCTGAAACAATGGCAAAATGAAATActgaagaaagaagaaacaatcAAAGACCTACCCCGAATTAATCAG actCAATTCATCCAGTTCTCCAAGACCCTGTACGATATTTTTCACGGGGATTCAGAGGAGGAGTCTCTCTACCGAGCCGTGGCCCACGTCACCAGCCTGCTGCTCAGAATGGAGGAGGTGGGACGTAGGCTGCAGGAGCCGAGGGAGGAGTCCACGCAGCCTGCCGGCAGTGCCTCTGCCTCTGAGGAGGAGTTTCCAACAAAAGAAGTTTCTGTTACCCCCGAGAGCTCCAGCAcctccagcttcagcagcagtCAGGACGCGGGGGCCGACCTCTCGGAGACGGAGTGGTCGTTTTCCTTCGAGCAGGTGCTAGCTTCTCTGCTCAACGAGCCAAGCATAGTCGGCTTCTTTGAAAGGCCCGTCAATATTCAGACTAAACTGGAACAAGCTAAGTTTGCCCAGCTGAAGCTAAATAGAAATGAATGA